The following proteins come from a genomic window of Anopheles ziemanni chromosome 3, idAnoZiCoDA_A2_x.2, whole genome shotgun sequence:
- the LOC131287813 gene encoding protein FRG1 homolog, protein MSEYTKAKSSKLVLKGESSKGTKRKHKKDKHEKKAKKALTVDTDAVKHGGWWMVTKTTDITGSIALQFDKQAYVKALDNGLFTLGAPHNEGDPPDPEEIFSAVLINEDKVAFKSGYGKYLKVEKDGMITGRSDAVSALEQFEPVFDQGKTALLAANGCFVSVDPEDDALVAIKKKVGSSEVCVIRSSSDREDVSNKEIPIEESGDLDQVEINFVKKFQKFQDKKLRVSKEDKLSLKKAKEGGTLHEALLDRRSKMKADRYCK, encoded by the exons ATGTCGGAATATACTAAGGCAAAATCGAGCAAATTGGTGTTAAAGGGAGAAAGTTCGAA AGGTACAAAACGCAAACACAAGAAGGATAAACACGAGAAAAAGGCTAAAAAAGCCCTTACCGTGGATACGGATGCAGTAAAGCATGGCGGCTGGTGGATGGTAACGAAAACGACGGACATTACCGGCTCTATCGCACTGCAGTTCGACAAGCAGGCCTACGTGAAGGCACTCGATAACGGTCTGTTCACCCTCGGTGCTCCGCACAACGAAGGCGATCCTCCGGACCCGGAGGAAATCTTCAGCGCAGTGCTGATCAACGAAGATAAGGTGGCATTCAAATCTGGCTATGGGAAATACCTGAAGGTCGAGAAGGATGGCATGATCACCGGCCGTTCGGATGCCGTTTCGGCATTGGAACAGTTTGAGCCGGTGTTCGATCAGGGTAAGACGGCACTGCTGGCGGCCAACGGATGCTTTGTTTCAGTGGACCCAGAGGACGACGCGCTGGTAGCAATTAAAAAGAAGGTCGGCAGCAGTGAGGTTTGTGTGATCCGAAGTTCTTCTGATAGGGAAGACGTATCCAACAAGGAAATTCCTATCGAGGAATCTGGTGATTTGGACCAAGTTGAAATCAACTTCGT GAAAAAGTTCCAAAAGTTCCAGGACAAGAAGCTACGCGTAAGCAAAGAGGATAAGCTTTCGCTGAAAAAGGCTAAAGAAGGTGGAACACTTCACGAAGCATTATTAGAccgacgaagcaaaatgaaggCAGATCGATACTGTAAATGA